A stretch of Primulina tabacum isolate GXHZ01 chromosome 13, ASM2559414v2, whole genome shotgun sequence DNA encodes these proteins:
- the LOC142522277 gene encoding uncharacterized protein LOC142522277 isoform X2, with translation MPSGSKKRKAARKKKENQSLSNHSNGDDDVKQQDDKDSDVGELSSPTSHDHNSHQNNILTEEDEEQNEKGENISHTPSEEALKIKDGEEPSIAEDDVVPVDREFEIEDKSSKKSDGSSSGSSSSRNSSRCNSDDESHRIKKGEAAIDITPVVELESGDGSLSGVPAENIVSAEIDDGVDSVVENFPAEELKNISTLGDKVETDISIAPYISEPTESEEERPGFVEDNGISMVFMDAPLKRKDESIETIVTPDPEKCVTQETHDRVAADVGVELEKDSGVTEVLLLAPAPHPVQTTTWKSCCGLFEVFARSGR, from the exons ATGCCCTCTGGTTCTAAGAAGCGAAAAGCTGCCAggaaaaagaaggaaaaccagTCTCTTTCTAATCACTCTAATG GGGATGACGACGTCAAGCAGCAAGATGACAAAGACAGTGATGTTGGGGAGCTGAGCTCTCCCACCTCACACGACCACAATAGCCACCAAAACAACATTTTGACGGAGGAGGACGAAGAACAAAACGAGAAGGGAGAGAACATTTCACATACTCCCTCGGAAGAAGCATTGAAAATTAAGGATGGTGAAGAGCCTAGTATTGCGGAGGACGATGTTGTTCCAGTTGACAGGGAATTCGAGATTGAGGATAAATCTAGTAAAAAATCTGATGGAAGTTCGTCTGGGAGCTCCAGTAGTAGAAATAGTAGCCGTTGCAATTCAGATGACGAGTCTCATCGTATCAAGAAAGGTGAAGCTGCAATAGATATTACTCCGGTTGTCGAGTTGGAAAGTGGGGATGGATCTTTGTCTGGAGTGCCAGCTGAGAATATAGTCAGTGCTGAGATTGATGATGGAGTTGATTCAGTTGTGGAAAACTTCCCGGCTGAGGAATTAAAGAACATTTCAACCTTGGGCGACAAAGTGGAGACAGATATATCTATCGCCCCTTATATATCGGAACCCACGGAATCCGAGGAGGAAAGACCAGGTTTTGTTGAAGACAATGGCATTTCAATGGTTTTCATGGATGCGCCATTGAAGAGGAAGGACGAATCTATTGAGACTATTGTTACCCCAGATCCTGAGAAATGTGTAACCCAGGAAACTCATGATAGAGTAGCTGCTGACGTTGGAGTTGAACTTGAGAAAGATTCTGGAGTTACCGAG GTGTTGCTGCTGGCTCCTGCTCCACATCCAGTGCAGACAACAACATGGAAGAGTTGTTGTGGACTGTTTGAGGTGTTTGCAAGGTCTGGGAGATAA
- the LOC142522277 gene encoding uncharacterized protein LOC142522277 isoform X1 has product MPSGSKKRKAARKKKENQSLSNHSNGDDDVKQQDDKDSDVGELSSPTSHDHNSHQNNILTEEDEEQNEKGENISHTPSEEALKIKDGEEPSIAEDDVVPVDREFEIEDKSSKKSDGSSSGSSSSRNSSRCNSDDESHRIKKGEAAIDITPVVELESGDGSLSGVPAENIVSAEIDDGVDSVVENFPAEELKNISTLGDKVETDISIAPYISEPTESEEERPGFVEDNGISMVFMDAPLKRKDESIETIVTPDPEKCVTQETHDRVAADVGVELEKDSGVTEVLFVLLLAPAPHPVQTTTWKSCCGLFEVFARSGR; this is encoded by the exons ATGCCCTCTGGTTCTAAGAAGCGAAAAGCTGCCAggaaaaagaaggaaaaccagTCTCTTTCTAATCACTCTAATG GGGATGACGACGTCAAGCAGCAAGATGACAAAGACAGTGATGTTGGGGAGCTGAGCTCTCCCACCTCACACGACCACAATAGCCACCAAAACAACATTTTGACGGAGGAGGACGAAGAACAAAACGAGAAGGGAGAGAACATTTCACATACTCCCTCGGAAGAAGCATTGAAAATTAAGGATGGTGAAGAGCCTAGTATTGCGGAGGACGATGTTGTTCCAGTTGACAGGGAATTCGAGATTGAGGATAAATCTAGTAAAAAATCTGATGGAAGTTCGTCTGGGAGCTCCAGTAGTAGAAATAGTAGCCGTTGCAATTCAGATGACGAGTCTCATCGTATCAAGAAAGGTGAAGCTGCAATAGATATTACTCCGGTTGTCGAGTTGGAAAGTGGGGATGGATCTTTGTCTGGAGTGCCAGCTGAGAATATAGTCAGTGCTGAGATTGATGATGGAGTTGATTCAGTTGTGGAAAACTTCCCGGCTGAGGAATTAAAGAACATTTCAACCTTGGGCGACAAAGTGGAGACAGATATATCTATCGCCCCTTATATATCGGAACCCACGGAATCCGAGGAGGAAAGACCAGGTTTTGTTGAAGACAATGGCATTTCAATGGTTTTCATGGATGCGCCATTGAAGAGGAAGGACGAATCTATTGAGACTATTGTTACCCCAGATCCTGAGAAATGTGTAACCCAGGAAACTCATGATAGAGTAGCTGCTGACGTTGGAGTTGAACTTGAGAAAGATTCTGGAGTTACCGAGGTACTGTTT GTGTTGCTGCTGGCTCCTGCTCCACATCCAGTGCAGACAACAACATGGAAGAGTTGTTGTGGACTGTTTGAGGTGTTTGCAAGGTCTGGGAGATAA
- the LOC142522282 gene encoding uncharacterized protein LOC142522282, with product MQTSILCCSSNSTFPSNFQRFMLLSKNHPVNVCAAVFSSSSKSLLASSRPRQSSRSTSINSSAAPELVGTNSSTLGFIETGYISGVHGLQGEVRVKPSTDFPDLRFSKPGTRWLKQKLSGTETLQEIELLEGRGHPGQSWILKFNEIDTVEQARKLVGSTLLVTDKDRPVLEEGEFYTRDLIGMKVILKESGEPVGIVVNVFNTGASDLLQVRLDLSKNIAGPVEVSKVEECDSGPLAWVPFVEAIVPDVDLEKREMLITPPKGLLDLNVRAHERSKKERRELEWKERKKFQRQLIAAKKKLCEMEQQHVFYGFKYGEKDKTSLLANEIVTVNSKLLQQALQHIETPSIRQNVPQILSAVPKDSTLKVADTPVSAQGGKLSNLYWKLQREGDLLASGGKVATCLVLEEVEEIERGPNNGLVNSKEIEKACLLVKELLDDPQRLVEVKNRPSVPLVFVCPAHSIGSLQELFSLHDHFAFDPQKVWFLEEETLPVVSSSLDEHGKHKILMKSPWEFLQRPIGSGGFISLLSSQDLLDRLSEMGVEYIEVCSTSGKQKHTHGSAFLGLVDSCKANIGIRLYDATMSEEHFDMLFSTSFMKKWVNHIDKLQFDAVLTSHSYVEKVDKDWIDITPSTPNSYEFHCWIYSCLDACSPKKICVLDSAE from the exons ATGCAGACTTCGATTCTCTGTTGTTCTTCAAATTCTACCTTCCCCTCGAATTTTCAGAGATTTATGCTTCTTTCGAAAAATCATCCAGTCAATGTTTGCGCCGCTGTTTTCTCAAGTTCCAGCAAATCACTATTAGCTTCTTCGCGTCCGCGCCAATCTTCTCGCTCCACTAGTATCAACTCTTCTG CTGCACCAGAGCTTGTTGGGACCAATTCATCCACTTTGGGATTCATTGAGACTGGTTATATAAGTGGTGTCCATGGGCTTCAAGGAGAGGTTCGGGTAAAGCCTAGCACAGATTTTCCTGATCTGAGATTTTCAAAG CCAGGAACTCGATGGTTGAAGCAGAAACTTTCAGGAACTGAAACCCTTCAGGAAATTGAACTGTTGGAGGGCCGTGGGCACCCGGGACAAAGTTGGATTCTAAAATTTAATGAAATCGATACAGTGGAACAG GCACGAAAACTTGTTGGGTCAACTTTATTGGTAACAGATAAAGATAGGCCTGTGCTAGAAGAAGGCGAGTTCTATACTCGTGATCTTATTGGGATGAAAGTTATTCTTAAG GAGTCTGGGGAACCTGTGGGGATTGTCGTCAATGTTTTCAATACTGGAGCAAGTGATCTTCTACAAGTCAGGCTTGACTTGTCGAAAAACATAGCAGGTCCGGTTGAAGTGTCAAAAGTTGAGGAATGTGACTCGGGTCCTTTAGCATGGGTTCCATTTGTGGAAGCAATTGTTCCTGACGTTGATCTTGAAAAAAGAGAAATGCTTATTACACCACCAAAGGGGCTACTAGATTTGAACGTTCGCGCACATGAGAGGTCCAAGAAAGAAAGACGTGAACTC GAatggaaagaaaggaaaaagtTTCAAAGACAGTTGATAGCAGCTAAAAAGAAACTATGTGAAATGGAGCAGCAACATgtgttttatggatttaaataTGGGGAGAAGGACAAAACAAGCTTGCTTGCAAATGAAATAGTGACTGTAAATTCAAAATTGCTTCAGCAGGCCCTGCAACATATCGAGACCCCCTCTATAAG GCAAAATGTGCCACAGATTTTGAGTGCAGTACCAAAAGATAGTACTCTAAAAGTAGCTGACACTCCTGTTTCTGCTCAAGGTGGAAAACTGTCGAATTTGTACTGGAAATTGCAAAGAGAGGGTGACCTATTGGCTTCTGGTGGCAAGGTTGCCACATGTTTGGTGTTGGAGGAAGTGGAGGAGATTGAAAGAGGTCCTAACAATGGTCTTGTCAACTCCAAGGAAATTGAAAAGGCTTGTCTGCTCGTGAAAGAGTTACTTGATGATCCCCAGAGACTTGTTGAG GTAAAAAACCGTCCATCTGTACCTCTCGTGTTCGTCTGTCCTGCTCATTCAATCGGTTCTCTGCAAGAATTATTTTCTCTTCATGACCACTTTGCATTTGATCCTCAAAAG GTCTGGTTTTTGGAAGAAGAGACACTTCCAGTTGTCAGCAGCTCTCTAGATGAGCATGGCAAACATAAGATATTGATGAAGTCGCCTTGGGAATTCCTACAAAGACCAATTGGATCAGGTGGTTTTATCAGCTTACTTTCATCCCAAGACTTGTTGGACCGACTGAGTGAAATGGGCGTGGAGTATATTGAG GTTTGTAGTACCAGTGGAAAACAAAAACACACACACGGTAGTGCATTTTTAGGCCTAGTTGATTCATGCAAAGCAAACATCGGAATCCGTCTCTACGATGCTACAATGTCCGAGGAACATTTCGATATGTTATTCTCCACAAGTTTTATGAAGAAATGGGTGAACCACATAGACAAACTTCAGTTTGATGCTGTTCTTACGTCTCATTCATATGTTGAGAAGGTTGATAAGGATTGGATAGACATTACGCCGTCAACTCCAAATTCTTACGAGTTCCACTGTTGGATTTATAGTTGCTTGGATGCTTGTTCTCCCAAGAAGATTTGTGTGTTGGATTCTGCAGAATGA